The DNA window CGCTGAGTTCACGCCGCTCGTGACGCGCCTGCACGCGGAGGCCGGCGGGCTCTACTACTAGAGCGCCAAGCTCGCCGGCAAGGACAGGACCTCGCCTAGCGGCCGTTCCTCGGATCCGACGCCGCCAGCTACAGCTTCTCCGCACGCCCCGGGCTCGCTGTTGGCAGCAGATATGGCTCGGCTCCCACTCCCCCACCGAGGCCGCAGTGCACGCCTACGACGCCGCGTTGCTCTGCCTCAAGGAATCAGCGGCCGCGGTGGATCTCAACTTCCTGCTCCGCCTCCCGTTCGACCTGCCCCCCGTAGCCATGTCGCCCAAGGCCATCTAGCGCGTGGCCGCCGCGGCCGTGCTTGGCCAGCATCTACTGTGGCACCAGCGACCTAGGCTAAGAATAATGGCAGTGCCTGCAGCGACGATGACAGCGACACCACCCCGCCGTGGAGTAGCAACTCGCCCACCAGCGACGTCTCCTCCCCGGAGTCGACCGTCAGCAGCGAGAGTGAGTTGGCCTACTACTTCGACGGTGACGGCGTGCTCAGCTTCGACGAGTCCAAGGTCATGATGAACGCAGCAAGCAGCcttgtgcagcagcagcagcatgcgtGCAGAAGTAGCAGCAGCGTGCGTGCGTGCTCCAAATGCCTACTATAAACAAGGGCACTTACGTCATTTTGCAAGCCACTTAGCATCGTTACCGGTGAAAATAGACGGTAGTGATATTTACGAAAGAAAATTTTAACTTGATGCCAGATAAAAAAAGTTTAAAATTTTAAGTGCCAAATATGAAAGACcggtttgtttcagtgccaaatagataattctccCTAGATTAAAACAAGGGTTAGAGACTAAAGAGTGAAGATATGAAACGCTAAATCCGCTAGTCTATATCTATATATGTAtctgtatctatatctatacctatatctatatatatttcTGTATCTGTATGTATATCTATATCCATATCTATATCTATAGAGTCCTATTATTGAGAGCTTGAGGCTTCCAATATTAATGCAGAGCCCTAGCCAGCCACCCCCACCAGCACCCCACGGAGCTAACGTGAGCGCAAGTGGGGAACCAGCCACTGATCGGACGTATAAAATCCTAGGTCAAGGTGTGTAGAAAGGTTTTTATCACGACGATGCATAAAATCTAATGGTTGCATCAATTAAAATTAATTCCTTACTACATAGAAACCTTACGCCAATTGAAAGTTTCACCCAACAAAAACTGATACACCTGACGCATGCCTGCATGCATGTAACCCAATCCAATCTCTTCTATTTTTTCATTCTAATTTTTCAACGAAGCATCCGATTCAAAAACGGTTTTCACCATTGAACTCCTGACATTTTTATGCACAATTCAAGATCCATTGTGAATATGTTTTTaagaaatttttaaaattcataaATTTTATGAATACAAAGTTTTATGCGGCTGAATAAGCATAAAATCTTGTGAGCCAAAGCATAGAAACATGGAGACGATACCGTCTTCTCAAAAATTTTATATTTGAATCATGGCACGTGACGGCTGATTGGATGCATAGAATCAATGGTCAAAGATGCGCGGAAAAGTTTTTGGCGTCAATGTTGCATAGAAATTAGTGGTTGggtgaataaaaattaattttattACCGCATAAAACATCTCCACGAGTGCATGGATAACTGTTCCTACAATGTATAAAAGTCTTCCAACGGTGTATGGATAACTATTCTTACAATGTATAGAAATGTGTttcaacattaaatataaatatgctCCAACAGTGTATAGAATTGTGTCTCAGCAATGTACACAATTGTGTAGAAATGCTCCAACACTGTATAGACTTGTGTACCAACAATGTACAGAATTGTTTATTAACAATGTATAGAATTATGTAGAAGCGTATAAATAATTATTCCAACAATGTGGCCCCAttcggatggtatggttctggaggaatttggatggtttggaggaatttgtgagaggaaaacactgttctggatgaaaaaacaagcagatcaagccgggtttaagggcacgtgaaCGGGTGTTCTAATAATGTATAGAAGAGTGCTCCAGCAATATATATAATTGTGTTCCACAATGTTTACAGACTTCTTtggaatttgaaatttgaattcaattggGTGGAAACCTATGCAACTAAGCATAATCACAGTTTCACCATGTATCTAAACCTATGCTTGCAAGCATAAAAACTATTAATTTTCCTTTCGATCAGCATCCCACCATCGTGTGGTCCTAGCTAACGATGAGTGCATTGGTGAGGATGCTGAGTGCCTCTATGTCGTCGGCGAGGGTGTCCAGCCCCGTCTCGAAGTTGCCCAGGCTACCAAGTAGCGAGCTAGCGCAACGCAGACGTCGTCCGGGCAGCCATCGCAATGCAGTAGCCGTCTGTGCCCGCCACGACACCGTCGTCTGAGCACGTAGCCGGCCACACGTCCACTGCGAGTCGTCCCGGGGCTCATGAGCCCGTTGCTGCCTCCGGCCTATGAGCTCAGTCTTTGCCTACTGCCGATTGGATCTAAGGGGGCTCAGCCTCCTCCCTGCCGCTGGACCAGCCTCCTTGCCTACTGTTgtcatcaccatcaccatccgccgcgcgccgtcgtcgtcgttcgcCGTGGCCGTCCCGCACCGTGCTGTGGCATGCGTGCCCGCGCCGCCGCATGCCCCGCTTCCCTATGGCCCGTGCACCTGACGTCACTATCCCCGTCCACCATGCGTCGTCGTCGCCATTCGTTGTAGCTGTCCCGCGCCCGCTCTCGCGCCACCGCATGCCCTTGGCCCGTGCCGTCGCGCGCTCGTGCCTCGCCGGGTGGGAGGGAGCCACCGGGGTGGGGAtgggccaccaccaccgcctccatggATTATCGCGGGCGCGGGGGCTAGTGGGGAGCTCGGTCGCCATCGGGTGTGGGGATGGGCTACTCATTGCGAGGACGGGGAGGCACTAGGGGGTGGCTGATTTAGGGGCGGGTGGCAGAGGTGTCGTCCACGGTGGATGGGTGGGGATtagtgtggggggtacgaccccggatacccacggtagactaTATGGGCTGTGGCgctaggggtggtccagcccacaagatgaagacttACGGTGCATGGTACTactcggcgtgtaccgcaagacatcaagggtgatatcgtgaagatgctatgagatctattaggatatgctcgatcccgtgattcctgtaatctgttattacttactggttatctcctagatctaaccaacttgtaaccctaccccccagctatataaggtgggtaggtgaaaggtccttgtgttgttttggtaattgagtgacaaccctaggtggactaattgtgtttatatgagatacacaggtgattagtccataggtacatgtgtatgagcaacatatgccatgaaggttgaaatggcttagagatgttgcaaagctcatacatgtgatgatgaaggagctcattacacatgagacatgacattgagtcatgtgatcaaggtggagaagatcaagacaagacttggcttcaTGGACCgattgtaagcgtgaagggcaagtcagaggctttggagcgacggaccacgtggcagtgaagcttgagcaagacttggcgccgatggacgaaggtaaCGATGAAaaacaagtaaagtcaagatcgatgaaccaatatgatcacgtgatgatatgaagtggatcatatcattgttgatcgtgttggtgcatgtgttgcatcgacattggaggcgatggaatg is part of the Miscanthus floridulus cultivar M001 chromosome 9, ASM1932011v1, whole genome shotgun sequence genome and encodes:
- the LOC136479700 gene encoding ethylene-responsive transcription factor ERF014-like — translated: MNLHKAVPSESAWLYAKPRKTSSQIWLGSHSPTEAAVHAYDAALLCLKESAAAVDLNFLLRLPFDLPPAKNNGSACSDDDSDTTPPWSSNSPTSDVSSPESTVSSESELAYYFDGDGVLSFDESKVMMNAASSLVQQQQHACRSSSSVRACSKCLL